From Flavobacterium arcticum, the proteins below share one genomic window:
- the rpsA gene encoding 30S ribosomal protein S1, producing MSEETKTQEEFLAEFNWHNFEEGIDPVDSTHLKEFEDLVEKTFIDTDSDEVVDGTVVRITDRDAIVDINAKSEGVISLNEFRYNPGLKVGDKVEVLIDIREDKSGQLVLSHKKARTIKAWDRVISANETGEIVNGFVKCRTKGGMIVDVFGIEAFLPGSQIDVKPIRDYDQYVNKTMEFKVVKINHEFKNVVVSHKALIEADIEIQKKEIIGQLEKGQVLEGVVKNITSYGVFIDLGGVDGLIHITDLSWSRINHPSEVLELDQKLNVVILDFDDEKTRIQLGLKQLNAHPWDALDANLAVGDKVKGKVVVIADYGAFIEVAEGVEGLIHVSEMSWSTHLRSAQDFVKVGDEVEAQILTLDRDDRKMSLGIKQLSQDPWTDITTKYPVGSKHSGIVRNFTNFGIFVELEEGIDGLIYISDLSWTKKIKHPSEFVNVGDSLDVVVLELDVDGRKLSLGHKQTQANPWDKYEDSFGLGTVHNGTIAEIVDKGATVEFNEDIVAFIPTRHLEKEDGKKLKKDDVADFKVIEFNKEFKRVVASHTATFKDEEVKNVKAAQESNSNANNAEKTTLGDIDALAALKEKMEKGGN from the coding sequence ATGTCTGAAGAAACAAAAACACAAGAAGAATTTTTAGCAGAATTTAACTGGCATAACTTCGAAGAAGGTATTGATCCAGTAGATTCAACTCACCTGAAAGAATTCGAAGATCTAGTTGAAAAAACTTTTATTGACACTGACAGTGATGAGGTAGTTGATGGTACTGTTGTAAGAATTACTGACAGAGATGCTATTGTAGATATTAACGCAAAATCGGAAGGTGTAATATCACTTAACGAATTCCGTTACAATCCAGGTCTTAAAGTTGGAGATAAAGTAGAAGTACTTATAGATATTCGTGAAGATAAGTCAGGGCAACTTGTACTTTCTCACAAAAAAGCACGTACTATTAAGGCGTGGGATAGAGTTATCAGTGCTAACGAAACAGGAGAAATCGTTAATGGTTTTGTAAAATGCAGAACTAAAGGTGGTATGATCGTTGACGTATTTGGTATTGAAGCATTCCTTCCAGGTTCTCAAATAGATGTTAAGCCTATTAGAGATTACGACCAGTATGTAAATAAAACTATGGAATTCAAAGTTGTGAAAATCAACCATGAATTTAAAAATGTAGTAGTTTCTCATAAAGCGCTTATTGAAGCTGATATCGAGATACAGAAAAAAGAAATTATTGGGCAGCTTGAAAAAGGACAAGTACTTGAAGGTGTTGTTAAAAACATTACTTCTTATGGTGTGTTTATTGACCTTGGAGGTGTTGATGGACTTATCCACATTACTGACCTTTCTTGGAGTCGTATTAACCACCCAAGTGAAGTTCTTGAGCTTGACCAAAAACTTAATGTTGTTATTCTTGACTTTGATGACGAGAAAACAAGAATTCAACTGGGTCTTAAACAACTTAACGCTCACCCATGGGATGCACTAGATGCTAACCTAGCTGTTGGTGATAAAGTTAAAGGTAAAGTAGTTGTGATTGCAGATTACGGTGCATTTATCGAAGTTGCTGAAGGTGTTGAAGGTCTTATCCACGTTTCTGAAATGTCTTGGTCTACTCACTTAAGATCTGCACAAGATTTTGTGAAAGTAGGAGATGAGGTAGAAGCTCAAATACTTACTCTAGACAGAGATGACCGTAAGATGTCATTAGGTATCAAACAACTTTCTCAAGATCCTTGGACTGATATTACTACTAAATATCCTGTAGGTTCTAAACATTCAGGTATTGTAAGAAACTTTACAAACTTTGGTATATTCGTAGAGCTAGAAGAAGGTATCGATGGATTAATTTACATCTCTGACCTTTCTTGGACTAAGAAAATTAAACACCCAAGTGAATTTGTAAATGTTGGTGATAGTCTAGATGTTGTAGTTCTTGAACTTGATGTTGACGGACGTAAACTATCTCTTGGTCACAAACAAACTCAGGCTAACCCTTGGGATAAGTATGAAGACTCTTTCGGTTTAGGTACTGTACATAACGGAACTATAGCTGAGATTGTTGATAAAGGTGCTACTGTTGAATTTAACGAAGATATTGTTGCGTTTATACCAACAAGACACTTAGAGAAAGAAGACGGTAAAAAACTTAAGAAAGATGATGTTGCTGACTTCAAAGTAATCGAATTCAATAAAGAATTTAAAAGAGTAGTTGCTTCGCATACTGCAACTTTTAAAGATGAAGAAGTTAAAAATGTTAAGGCTGCACAAGAGTCTAACAGCAATGCAAACAACGCAGAGAAAACCACTCTTGGTGATATCGATGCACTTGCAGCATTAAAAGAAAAAATGGAAAAAGGAGGTAACTAA
- a CDS encoding nucleoside permease — protein sequence MGIKNRLVAMSFLQFFVWGAWLITIANYWFGTKQWEGTQFGLVFGTMGIASIFMPTLTGIIADRWVNAEKLYGILHLLYAAILFYLPQVNDPTTFIYIMLVAMCFYMPTIALSNSISYNALKNNDYDVVKSFPPIRVWGTIGFIAAMWITNLTGNKATDYQFYIAGLAAIGLGLYAFTLPKCKPQNTKTDASLSEALGLEAFKLFGVYKIALFLIFSMFLGAALQLTNAYGDVFLDEFKFFPKYADSFVVEYSTIIMSISQVSETLFILAIPFFLKRFGIKQVMLISMLAWVLRFALFAYGDPVTGLWMIVLSCVVYGMAFDFFNISGSLFIETTTSAKIRSSAQGLFMMMTNGFGAILGSFTSGWMIDKYFTKSFTSTENLSQFLETETSNPKMLEFVKENGVEVAADGTFSNVIMMKDWHNIWLSFALYALVIAIAFAILFKHKHDPKAVEAVSH from the coding sequence ATGGGGATTAAAAACCGCCTCGTTGCCATGAGTTTTCTTCAGTTTTTTGTATGGGGAGCTTGGCTTATAACCATTGCTAATTACTGGTTCGGTACAAAACAATGGGAAGGCACTCAGTTTGGTTTAGTGTTTGGCACTATGGGTATTGCTTCTATATTTATGCCTACGCTTACAGGTATTATAGCCGACAGATGGGTAAATGCCGAGAAACTTTATGGAATACTACATCTTTTATATGCAGCGATATTATTTTACCTTCCGCAGGTAAATGATCCTACTACTTTTATATATATAATGCTTGTAGCCATGTGTTTTTATATGCCTACTATTGCACTTAGCAATTCTATATCTTATAATGCACTCAAAAATAATGATTATGATGTAGTAAAATCTTTTCCACCCATACGAGTTTGGGGTACTATAGGTTTTATTGCAGCTATGTGGATTACTAACTTAACAGGTAATAAAGCTACTGATTATCAATTTTACATTGCTGGGCTTGCTGCTATAGGGTTAGGGTTATATGCCTTTACCTTACCAAAATGTAAACCACAGAATACTAAAACTGATGCTTCGTTATCTGAAGCATTAGGCTTAGAAGCATTTAAACTTTTTGGGGTATATAAAATAGCTTTGTTTTTAATATTCTCTATGTTTCTTGGGGCAGCCTTACAGCTAACCAATGCTTATGGCGATGTTTTTTTAGATGAATTTAAATTTTTCCCTAAATATGCTGATTCTTTTGTAGTAGAATATTCTACTATTATAATGTCTATATCTCAAGTATCAGAAACCTTGTTTATACTTGCTATTCCTTTTTTCTTAAAGCGCTTTGGTATTAAGCAAGTAATGCTTATTAGTATGTTAGCTTGGGTATTACGCTTTGCGTTATTTGCTTATGGCGACCCTGTTACAGGATTGTGGATGATTGTACTTTCATGTGTTGTATATGGCATGGCTTTCGATTTTTTCAATATTTCTGGCTCACTATTTATAGAAACAACTACTTCTGCTAAAATCCGTTCTTCGGCGCAAGGTTTATTTATGATGATGACCAATGGTTTTGGAGCGATATTAGGAAGTTTTACGTCAGGATGGATGATTGATAAATATTTTACTAAATCATTTACTAGTACAGAAAATTTATCTCAATTTTTAGAAACAGAAACTTCAAACCCAAAAATGCTTGAATTTGTAAAAGAAAATGGTGTTGAGGTTGCCGCAGATGGTACTTTTAGTAATGTGATAATGATGAAAGACTGGCACAATATATGGTTGTCGTTTGCACTATATGCTTTGGTAATCGCTATTGCGTTTGCTATATTGTTTAAACATAAACACGATCCTAAAGCTGTAGAGGCTGTTAGTCATTAA
- a CDS encoding retropepsin-like aspartic protease, producing the protein MRTIIYLALIVILSGCSSQDKLPVLKTTLKVISIKEGNEVHDKVWTISPEVELDEFITRKFKGEKKVSFISDIDTLTFDVTPNNNYDFVIQYKNEKAFTRINTDILKEASIPQKRILEYYYDDKSRKSITDTIAFTLGSDHGIHLRGKINNSEPLDFLFDTGANAIVIVSKLIGNKVNLELDGTTENEGSDGYETIATSSFNELKIASLNWDNVELLSIDYQEPNFDGVLGWIAFENKILEIDYEKSLLIIHKSIVTIPKGYSKIETKMIGNVPYIKGTINVKDKKSSGWFEYDSGSNGSFSLSQKFASENGLNGAMEKVGTSISSGSTGIEWKLNDFILPKLEFNEFELLNVPLTIYERDPEGIEHNDILGNNLLKRFNAIIDLQNFQVYLKPNHLLDSEY; encoded by the coding sequence ATGAGGACTATAATTTACTTAGCATTAATTGTAATACTATCAGGTTGTTCAAGTCAGGATAAGCTACCTGTTTTAAAAACAACTTTAAAAGTTATTAGTATAAAAGAAGGTAATGAAGTTCATGATAAAGTATGGACAATATCACCAGAAGTTGAATTAGATGAGTTTATAACTCGCAAATTTAAGGGTGAAAAAAAAGTGAGTTTTATTTCAGATATTGATACACTTACTTTTGATGTAACACCAAATAATAACTATGATTTTGTAATTCAATATAAAAATGAAAAAGCATTTACACGAATAAATACAGATATTTTAAAAGAAGCATCTATACCTCAAAAAAGAATATTGGAATATTATTATGATGATAAGAGTAGGAAATCTATAACAGATACTATTGCTTTTACTTTAGGTAGTGACCATGGAATTCATTTAAGGGGTAAAATTAATAATTCTGAACCACTTGATTTTCTTTTTGATACAGGGGCAAATGCAATAGTAATTGTTTCTAAATTAATTGGAAATAAGGTTAATCTAGAGTTAGATGGGACAACGGAAAATGAAGGTTCAGATGGTTATGAAACAATTGCAACAAGTTCTTTTAACGAATTAAAAATTGCAAGTTTAAATTGGGATAATGTTGAACTTCTTTCTATAGATTATCAAGAACCAAATTTTGACGGCGTATTAGGATGGATAGCTTTTGAGAATAAAATATTGGAAATTGATTATGAAAAAAGTCTTTTAATTATACATAAATCAATCGTTACTATTCCTAAAGGTTATTCAAAAATTGAAACAAAAATGATTGGTAATGTTCCCTATATAAAAGGGACTATTAATGTTAAAGATAAAAAGAGTTCGGGCTGGTTTGAATACGATTCAGGGTCTAACGGAAGTTTTTCATTAAGTCAAAAATTTGCTTCAGAGAATGGTTTGAATGGTGCAATGGAAAAAGTTGGAACTTCTATTTCCTCAGGAAGTACTGGAATTGAATGGAAGTTAAACGATTTTATTTTGCCAAAACTGGAATTTAATGAATTTGAGCTTTTAAATGTACCATTAACTATTTATGAAAGAGATCCTGAAGGGATTGAACACAATGATATTTTAGGAAACAATTTGCTTAAACGATTTAATGCTATTATTGATTTACAAAATTTTCAAGTATATTTAAAGCCGAATCATTTGCTGGATTCAGAGTATTAA
- the fsa gene encoding fructose-6-phosphate aldolase, translating into MKFFIDTANLDQIKEAQELGVLDGVTTNPSLMAKEGITGRNNILKHYVDICNIVDGDVSAEVNATDYEGMIKEGEELAELHEQIVVKIPMTKDGIKACKYFTDRDIRTNVTLVFSAGQALLAAKAGATYVSPFIGRLDDISTDGLSLIDEIRQIYDNYAFETEILAASVRHTMHIVNCAKIGADVMTGPLSAITGLLKHPLTDSGLAQFIADYQKGNQ; encoded by the coding sequence ATGAAATTTTTTATTGATACAGCTAACCTTGATCAAATAAAGGAAGCACAAGAACTTGGAGTACTTGATGGTGTAACGACTAACCCATCGCTAATGGCGAAAGAAGGTATTACAGGAAGAAATAATATACTAAAGCATTATGTTGATATTTGCAATATTGTAGATGGCGATGTGAGTGCTGAGGTTAATGCTACCGATTATGAAGGTATGATAAAAGAAGGAGAGGAGCTTGCTGAACTACATGAACAGATAGTAGTAAAAATACCAATGACCAAAGATGGTATTAAAGCCTGTAAATATTTTACAGATAGAGATATTAGAACAAATGTAACATTAGTATTCTCGGCAGGGCAAGCATTACTAGCTGCTAAAGCGGGAGCTACTTATGTTTCTCCTTTTATTGGGCGTTTAGATGATATTTCTACAGATGGTTTAAGTCTTATTGATGAAATACGTCAGATATATGATAATTATGCTTTCGAAACTGAAATTCTTGCAGCGTCTGTGCGTCACACTATGCATATTGTAAACTGTGCTAAAATTGGTGCCGATGTTATGACAGGACCACTTTCGGCTATTACAGGGCTTTTAAAGCATCCACTTACCGATTCTGGACTTGCACAATTTATTGCTGATTACCAAAAAGGAAATCAATAA
- a CDS encoding T9SS type B sorting domain-containing protein, whose product MTLFNLPTGSSKDRAYRLYKLCTILLLAFLPCYTINAQDFNLSVTVTNETCPGNGQLSFTVANAADTPPVNYQVFLLPNTTTPIYNNTTPSVTSLTDGTYLVIATQTNNGNTNTDQEEVIIEDETSPLLYNVISSSTVCGDDGVITINVTQGNPQTYEILTGPTTAGAQTSNIFENLPAGTYTVRVIDNCGEGIVKAHTLLSTEPVMIISATGFPDTELPACDLITASHNVSPENPDIPLAIPLSVTYTVYPVGGGDPIIYIQTATGDPLGFSIEQIIPFYYDTDYYYDLEIIDNCGTVYTQPNNLVRQKLTVTAGFDDAGCGEKFLIIDIYKYVGPCSIVFIEHPEEFDPNTFNAAHPEPFIENHADYGGEGNPVPYGIYEFTVSDDGCGRSTTITLELEDIEIEAISSERNNDCENNLGSTEIVVADFALVGGSITSVSNGFDEALLYDLSNYINDDDNVEVGGLPPGTYQFEVIDDCGNVYPIEVVIPEFAASGLSSFTRPDCTEGKGSIMLTSGYSLSTVTMTVAPPEFEETIPFDVSEYIADDGSLYMDNLTSGNYTFTATTNCSTDLSTNAVITGYEIISNNIQETRHCGAFDITLAHNSNGVAFVKFWLQKLLDPDTDTWGHPTSNVIYEEGNLGTINSLELINNTTTYNLINTGSFRIIKSFRSFGSGVDSKTCIEILYDFEFYDDLNITNIKSLTCSGDVADVEITAVGVEPLTYKIISKNGDTSFLIDNGTNNIFAGLESAIYEVRVDDPCGNFDTQPFNVADLPSLVTATAPSDIEVCDENDDTIETFDLSEHNNTILDGQSLDDVTLTYHNSYNDADLGINPIPNDYTASIGIAQIFARVVYNDNEECIALTSFKIIVRAIPELQMKEIWSACEDENIMVTADAGYDSYSWSNGAETRSITVIEEGEYTVTVTNQYGCETSKTITVVNSQAPQISEVNIEDWTDNDNVITVILENTTGAEDFEYSLNGITYQDSNTFTGLEPGQYNVYVRDKYNCGIDTEETFLLTYPKFFTPNGDGVNETWRIKFSTVEPNMYVYIFDRYGKIITGFGANSNGWDGTYNGARLPSTDYWFIVIRENGKEYKGHFSMIR is encoded by the coding sequence ATGACATTATTTAACTTACCAACAGGATCATCAAAAGATCGTGCATATAGGCTATACAAGCTATGTACTATTCTCCTATTGGCTTTTTTACCTTGCTATACCATTAATGCGCAAGATTTTAACCTTTCTGTTACTGTTACTAATGAAACCTGTCCAGGAAACGGACAATTATCTTTTACTGTAGCCAATGCGGCAGATACTCCACCCGTTAATTATCAAGTATTTTTATTACCCAACACTACAACGCCTATATATAATAATACTACCCCTAGTGTTACTAGCTTAACAGATGGTACTTATCTTGTTATTGCCACACAAACCAATAATGGCAATACTAATACTGATCAAGAAGAAGTAATTATTGAAGACGAAACCAGCCCATTATTATATAATGTAATAAGTAGTAGCACCGTTTGTGGCGATGATGGAGTTATTACTATAAATGTAACACAGGGTAACCCGCAAACCTATGAAATACTTACAGGCCCTACTACTGCAGGCGCTCAAACATCTAATATATTTGAGAACCTACCCGCAGGTACTTATACTGTAAGAGTTATAGACAATTGTGGCGAAGGTATTGTTAAGGCACACACACTATTATCTACTGAGCCTGTCATGATAATAAGTGCCACAGGTTTCCCTGATACCGAATTACCTGCATGCGACCTTATAACTGCTAGTCATAATGTAAGCCCAGAAAACCCAGACATACCACTAGCAATACCATTATCTGTTACTTATACCGTTTACCCTGTAGGAGGAGGAGACCCAATAATATATATTCAAACAGCTACTGGCGACCCTTTAGGCTTTAGTATCGAACAAATAATACCTTTTTATTATGATACAGATTATTATTACGATTTAGAAATTATAGATAACTGCGGAACAGTATATACACAACCTAATAATTTAGTTCGTCAAAAACTTACTGTAACTGCAGGGTTTGACGATGCTGGTTGTGGAGAAAAATTTTTAATAATTGATATCTATAAATATGTAGGTCCCTGTAGTATAGTCTTTATTGAACATCCTGAAGAATTTGACCCCAATACTTTTAATGCAGCACATCCAGAACCCTTTATTGAAAACCATGCTGATTATGGTGGAGAAGGTAACCCTGTACCCTATGGTATTTATGAGTTTACAGTATCTGATGATGGGTGTGGACGTAGTACCACAATAACATTAGAACTTGAAGACATAGAGATTGAAGCAATATCGAGTGAAAGAAATAATGATTGTGAAAACAATTTAGGAAGTACTGAAATAGTAGTAGCCGATTTTGCACTAGTAGGAGGTAGTATAACAAGTGTATCTAATGGTTTTGACGAAGCACTTTTATACGACCTCTCAAACTATATAAATGACGATGATAATGTAGAAGTAGGTGGCTTACCTCCAGGAACATATCAATTTGAAGTAATAGACGATTGCGGTAATGTATACCCTATAGAAGTTGTAATACCAGAATTTGCAGCATCTGGACTGTCATCCTTTACCCGCCCAGACTGTACAGAGGGCAAAGGATCTATAATGCTCACTAGTGGTTATTCGTTATCAACAGTAACCATGACAGTAGCACCACCAGAGTTTGAAGAAACAATCCCTTTTGATGTTTCTGAATATATTGCAGATGATGGCTCTTTATATATGGATAACCTCACTTCTGGAAACTACACTTTTACTGCCACTACCAACTGTAGTACAGATCTTAGCACTAATGCAGTTATTACAGGGTATGAAATAATATCTAACAATATTCAAGAAACGCGCCATTGTGGTGCATTTGATATTACACTAGCTCATAATAGTAACGGGGTAGCCTTTGTGAAATTTTGGCTACAAAAACTACTTGACCCTGATACAGATACTTGGGGGCATCCAACATCAAATGTTATCTATGAAGAAGGTAATCTAGGTACTATAAACTCTTTAGAGTTAATAAACAATACTACAACATATAACCTAATTAATACTGGTAGTTTTAGAATTATTAAATCATTTCGCTCTTTTGGTAGTGGTGTAGATAGTAAAACATGTATTGAAATATTATATGATTTTGAATTTTATGACGATCTAAATATAACTAATATAAAAAGTCTTACCTGCTCTGGCGATGTTGCTGATGTAGAAATAACAGCCGTTGGTGTAGAACCTCTTACTTATAAAATAATTAGTAAAAACGGTGATACTAGTTTTTTAATTGATAATGGTACTAACAATATATTTGCGGGGCTCGAATCGGCAATTTATGAAGTACGAGTAGATGACCCCTGCGGAAATTTTGACACACAACCTTTTAATGTAGCCGATCTTCCTTCGTTAGTAACTGCAACAGCTCCATCTGATATTGAAGTGTGTGACGAAAATGACGATACTATCGAAACGTTTGACCTAAGTGAACATAATAATACTATACTTGACGGGCAAAGTCTTGATGATGTTACACTAACTTACCATAATTCTTATAATGATGCCGATCTTGGTATTAATCCCATACCTAATGATTATACCGCAAGCATAGGAATAGCACAAATTTTTGCACGAGTTGTGTATAATGATAATGAAGAATGTATAGCCCTAACATCTTTTAAAATAATTGTACGTGCTATACCCGAATTACAAATGAAAGAAATATGGTCGGCTTGCGAAGACGAAAATATAATGGTTACTGCCGATGCTGGTTATGATAGTTATTCATGGTCTAATGGAGCCGAAACACGAAGTATAACCGTTATTGAAGAAGGAGAATATACTGTAACCGTAACAAACCAATATGGGTGCGAAACCAGCAAAACAATAACTGTAGTAAACTCGCAAGCACCACAAATAAGCGAAGTTAACATTGAAGACTGGACTGATAATGATAACGTGATAACCGTTATACTGGAAAACACTACAGGTGCAGAAGATTTTGAATATTCATTAAATGGGATAACCTATCAGGACAGCAATACTTTTACAGGATTAGAGCCTGGGCAATATAATGTATATGTGCGCGACAAGTATAATTGCGGAATAGATACCGAAGAAACATTCTTGCTAACCTATCCTAAATTTTTCACTCCAAACGGCGATGGTGTAAATGAGACATGGCGCATAAAATTTTCTACCGTAGAACCTAATATGTATGTGTATATTTTTGATCGTTATGGCAAAATAATAACAGGTTTTGGCGCTAACAGTAACGGTTGGGACGGAACATATAATGGAGCGCGCCTCCCATCTACCGATTATTGGTTTATAGTAATACGCGAAAATGGTAAAGAATATAAAGGACACTTTTCTATGATACGCTAG
- a CDS encoding glutaminyl-peptide cyclotransferase, which yields MKTLKALAFISLTVALQSCGDDDKNKNNLFRIDTSDMKQQYQPQDPLNLSLVNEKKKEIDSVVYYINDVREGAVKGNEKLKVSLEGQKFGYQNLKALVFYDGNNAETEGRIELTSGIEPKLLQYEIVNTYPHDIHAYTQGLEFYRDTLFEGTGQYKHSSLRKVNYKTGEVYKEVKQENKYFGEGITVLNNKVYQLTWRETTGFIYSADTFEKIKEFTYFKKIEGWGLTNDGKYLYQSDGTEKIWKLDPETMEEADYVNVYTKNSKIKAVNELEWIEGKIYGNVYQKDAVAVINPTTGAVEAIIDFSQLKKLVTKHPKLDVLNGIAYNPKTKTIFVTGKNWDKMFEIKIKE from the coding sequence ATGAAAACACTTAAAGCATTAGCTTTCATTTCGTTGACTGTAGCACTACAATCATGTGGCGATGACGATAAAAATAAAAATAATTTATTTCGCATCGATACTTCGGATATGAAACAGCAATATCAGCCACAAGATCCACTTAATTTATCGTTGGTAAACGAAAAAAAGAAAGAAATTGACTCTGTTGTATATTATATAAATGATGTAAGAGAAGGTGCTGTAAAAGGCAACGAAAAACTAAAAGTATCATTAGAAGGGCAAAAATTTGGCTATCAAAACCTGAAAGCTCTTGTTTTTTATGACGGTAATAATGCCGAAACTGAAGGCAGAATAGAGCTTACATCTGGCATAGAGCCAAAACTATTACAATATGAAATTGTAAATACTTACCCGCATGATATACACGCTTACACTCAAGGCTTAGAGTTTTATCGCGATACACTTTTTGAAGGTACAGGTCAGTACAAACACTCAAGCTTACGCAAAGTAAACTACAAAACAGGAGAGGTATATAAAGAAGTAAAGCAGGAAAATAAATACTTTGGTGAAGGTATTACCGTACTTAACAATAAAGTATATCAGCTCACTTGGAGAGAGACTACAGGGTTCATATACAGTGCTGACACGTTTGAAAAAATAAAGGAATTTACTTACTTTAAAAAAATTGAAGGCTGGGGACTTACTAACGATGGTAAGTACTTATACCAAAGTGATGGTACCGAAAAAATATGGAAACTTGACCCTGAGACAATGGAAGAAGCCGATTATGTAAATGTATATACTAAAAACAGTAAAATTAAAGCAGTTAACGAGCTAGAATGGATAGAGGGTAAAATATATGGTAACGTATACCAAAAAGATGCTGTAGCGGTTATAAACCCTACTACAGGTGCTGTTGAGGCTATAATTGACTTCTCTCAATTAAAAAAACTGGTTACTAAACACCCAAAACTAGATGTACTGAATGGTATAGCTTATAACCCTAAAACAAAAACTATTTTTGTAACAGGTAAAAACTGGGACAAAATGTTTGAGATAAAAATAAAGGAATAG
- a CDS encoding SDR family oxidoreductase, translating into MEKKVVLITGGSSGIGKSVGNFLHEKGYTVYGTSRNPDRVKDSVFPLVTLDVRNAESITTAVTEVIKRSGHIDVLINNAGVGITGPLEEIPADEIKNNFETNLFGPIAVMKAVLPYMRTRKFGLIINVTSIAGYMGLPYRSVYSASKGALELITEALRMEVKSFGVTISNIAPGDFATNIASGRYHAPLVKGSPYETSYGNTLAMMDEHVDSGSNPNEMAEAIYAIMKNPNPKVHYKVGAFMQKFSIVLKRILPDKVYEKLLMNHYKL; encoded by the coding sequence ATGGAAAAAAAAGTAGTTTTAATTACAGGTGGCTCATCAGGTATTGGTAAATCGGTAGGCAACTTTTTACATGAAAAAGGATATACTGTTTATGGCACCAGCCGAAACCCTGACCGTGTTAAAGATTCTGTTTTTCCATTAGTAACTTTAGATGTGCGCAATGCCGAAAGTATTACTACTGCTGTAACAGAGGTTATAAAACGTTCTGGGCATATAGATGTACTTATTAATAATGCAGGAGTGGGTATTACAGGACCTCTTGAAGAAATACCTGCCGATGAGATTAAGAATAACTTTGAAACTAACCTATTTGGTCCTATAGCGGTAATGAAAGCCGTACTGCCTTATATGCGTACTCGTAAGTTCGGGTTAATTATAAATGTAACTTCTATAGCAGGTTATATGGGATTACCTTACAGGAGTGTGTATTCGGCTTCAAAAGGTGCATTAGAACTTATTACTGAAGCACTTCGTATGGAAGTAAAGTCTTTTGGCGTTACTATTAGTAATATAGCACCAGGTGATTTTGCAACTAATATAGCTAGTGGACGTTATCATGCTCCTTTAGTTAAAGGGTCACCTTATGAGACATCTTACGGAAATACGCTAGCAATGATGGATGAGCATGTAGATAGTGGTAGCAACCCTAATGAAATGGCAGAGGCTATATATGCTATAATGAAAAACCCTAACCCTAAAGTACATTATAAAGTAGGGGCTTTTATGCAAAAGTTTTCTATTGTACTGAAAAGGATTTTACCCGATAAGGTGTACGAAAAATTACTAATGAATCATTATAAATTGTAG